From Aliarcobacter butzleri, the proteins below share one genomic window:
- a CDS encoding imelysin family protein, which yields MIKSTKKVLLSVSVVASLALTSYAATNNNEVKKVEVAKQASILEAYANIALDNYTNALKDAKNLKVAIDKFAKAPTQENFDAAKKAWLDSRESYGSTEIFRLSNGPIDAEEGWIADAYGALEGQINAWPLDENMIDYTVDAEGKLTSGNIIDTVGKFNPGGEDSKEVDVTKITVDALTDLNENGGEANVSTGYHAIEFLLWGQDQDYANFMDDNVTKGPMTAGQRPLTDFTTDKNSQRRLAYLKASSEKLVKDLETVTSAWKKEVKGNQGLYQAALLGKLKGKDKDKNIDQKEALKQIIAGMGVFIKSELANERIAVAVLTPSEEDEHSCFSDNTHRDLVKNYEGFKNVLTATYNGKKYGKSLFDAVDKETKERIEKLMSSIEEKIESVDKIAKTEAHFDYQIRPDHEQSKVITKLKNELRKLGDEMVNVASANGISLSTDDVTDPEETKI from the coding sequence ATGATTAAAAGTACAAAAAAAGTTTTATTATCTGTTTCTGTAGTAGCATCTCTTGCTCTTACTTCTTATGCGGCAACAAATAATAACGAAGTAAAAAAAGTTGAAGTTGCAAAACAAGCTTCAATTTTAGAAGCTTATGCAAATATTGCTTTAGATAATTATACAAATGCTTTAAAAGATGCAAAAAATTTGAAAGTTGCTATTGATAAATTTGCAAAAGCTCCAACACAAGAAAATTTTGATGCTGCAAAAAAAGCTTGGTTAGACTCAAGAGAATCTTATGGTTCAACTGAAATTTTTAGATTATCAAATGGACCAATTGATGCAGAAGAAGGATGGATAGCTGATGCTTATGGTGCATTAGAAGGACAAATTAATGCTTGGCCTTTAGATGAAAATATGATTGATTATACGGTAGATGCTGAAGGAAAATTAACTTCTGGAAATATTATTGATACTGTTGGAAAATTTAATCCAGGTGGTGAAGATTCAAAAGAAGTTGATGTAACAAAAATTACAGTTGATGCTTTAACAGATTTAAATGAAAATGGTGGAGAAGCAAATGTTTCAACTGGTTACCATGCAATAGAATTTTTATTATGGGGACAAGATCAAGATTATGCAAATTTTATGGATGATAATGTTACAAAAGGTCCAATGACAGCTGGTCAAAGACCATTAACTGATTTTACTACAGACAAAAATTCACAAAGAAGATTAGCTTATTTAAAAGCAAGTTCTGAAAAACTAGTTAAAGATTTAGAAACAGTTACAAGTGCTTGGAAAAAAGAAGTAAAAGGAAATCAAGGACTTTATCAAGCAGCACTTTTAGGTAAATTAAAAGGAAAAGATAAAGACAAAAATATTGACCAAAAAGAAGCTTTAAAACAAATCATTGCAGGAATGGGTGTATTTATCAAATCTGAGCTTGCAAATGAGAGAATTGCTGTTGCAGTTTTAACTCCAAGTGAAGAAGATGAACACTCTTGCTTCTCTGACAATACTCATAGAGATTTAGTTAAAAATTATGAAGGTTTCAAAAATGTTTTAACTGCAACTTATAATGGTAAAAAATATGGAAAATCTCTATTTGATGCTGTTGATAAAGAGACAAAAGAAAGAATAGAGAAATTAATGTCATCTATTGAAGAAAAAATAGAAAGTGTTGATAAAATTGCAAAAACAGAAGCTCATTTTGATTATCAAATTAGACCTGACCATGAACAATCTAAAGTTATTACAAAACTGAAAAATGAGTTAAGAAAACTTGGTGATGAAATGGTAAATGTTGCTTCAGCAAATGGAATTAGTTTAAGTACAGATGATGTTACAGATCCTGAAGAAACAAAAATTTAA
- a CDS encoding di-heme oxidoreductase family protein, giving the protein MLQILKKQKFNNSFKRVIFIKSLVAIFATGLFAVNSTSNFLSTNKNSSLLITPKKGLNNEEHDKFMLGRSFFSIPWVEAPSVTTARDGLGPLFNANSCISCHPKNGRGTLFTKNNLPSRALIARLSIKSDDSLKHKELLKYQGFVPEPVYGNQLAINGIFGVDFEGKIKIDFEEKEVVFPDGEKQILLKPKYSLTDLNYGDLHKDINISYRIAQTLNGMGLIALISDEDILANEDVDDKDGDGISGRANWVYSKITKKTELGKYTWKASVAFLKEQIANAASNDIGLTTSVNPSENCTDFQEACKNAPKAKDSIDLPDERLDAIAFYLKNIKSYTPKNTKEYNEGLALFEAISCSKCHITSFNTKDGFKISPFSDFLLHDMGEDLSDGRVEFLASQNEWRTAPLWGLALHKKINKEEPKLLHDGRARSYQEAILWHGGEAQNSKESYMNLPKEKREKLIKFLEEL; this is encoded by the coding sequence ATGTTACAGATCCTGAAGAAACAAAAATTTAATAACTCATTTAAAAGAGTTATTTTTATAAAAAGCCTTGTAGCAATATTTGCTACAGGGCTTTTTGCAGTTAATAGTACTAGTAATTTTTTATCAACAAATAAAAATAGTTCTTTGCTTATAACTCCTAAAAAAGGGTTAAATAATGAGGAACATGATAAATTTATGTTGGGAAGAAGTTTTTTTTCTATTCCTTGGGTTGAAGCACCAAGTGTTACAACTGCAAGAGATGGATTAGGACCTCTTTTTAATGCAAATAGTTGTATTAGCTGTCATCCAAAAAATGGAAGAGGAACTTTATTTACAAAAAATAATTTGCCTTCTAGGGCTTTAATTGCAAGATTATCTATAAAATCTGATGATAGTTTGAAACATAAAGAGTTATTAAAATATCAAGGGTTTGTTCCAGAACCAGTTTATGGAAATCAATTAGCGATTAATGGTATATTTGGAGTTGATTTTGAAGGAAAAATTAAAATTGATTTTGAAGAAAAAGAAGTTGTTTTCCCTGATGGAGAAAAACAAATTTTACTTAAACCAAAGTATAGTTTGACTGATTTAAATTATGGTGATTTACATAAAGATATAAATATATCATATAGAATTGCACAAACTTTAAATGGGATGGGTTTAATCGCTTTAATTTCAGATGAAGATATTTTAGCAAATGAAGATGTAGATGATAAAGATGGTGATGGAATTTCAGGACGAGCTAACTGGGTTTATTCAAAAATAACTAAAAAAACAGAGTTAGGAAAATATACTTGGAAAGCAAGTGTCGCATTTTTAAAAGAGCAAATAGCAAATGCAGCTTCAAATGATATTGGATTGACAACTTCAGTTAATCCTAGTGAAAATTGTACAGATTTTCAAGAAGCATGTAAAAATGCTCCAAAAGCAAAAGATAGTATTGATTTACCAGATGAAAGGTTAGATGCAATTGCTTTTTATTTAAAAAATATAAAAAGTTATACTCCTAAAAATACAAAAGAGTATAATGAGGGTCTAGCACTTTTTGAAGCTATTTCATGTTCAAAATGTCATATCACAAGTTTTAATACAAAAGATGGGTTTAAAATTTCACCGTTTTCTGATTTTTTACTTCATGATATGGGTGAAGATTTATCTGATGGAAGAGTTGAATTTTTAGCTTCGCAAAATGAATGGAGAACAGCTCCTTTATGGGGATTAGCTTTACATAAAAAAATAAATAAAGAAGAGCCAAAACTTTTACATGATGGCAGAGCTAGAAGCTATCAAGAAGCAATTTTATGGCATGGTGGTGAAGCTCAAAATAGTAAAGAAAGCTATATGAACTTACCAAAAGAGAAAAGAGAAAAATTGATTAAATTTTTGGAGGAATTATGA
- a CDS encoding F0F1 ATP synthase subunit C, whose protein sequence is MKKIVLLMLAIAGIAFAADEAVVNETLKAYSVVAAGIGLGLAALGGAIGMGNTAAATIAGTARNPGLGGKLMTTMFIALAMIEAQVIYALVVAMIALYANPFLG, encoded by the coding sequence ATGAAAAAAATCGTTCTTTTAATGCTAGCTATTGCTGGTATCGCTTTCGCTGCTGACGAAGCTGTTGTAAATGAAACTTTAAAAGCATACTCTGTTGTTGCTGCTGGAATTGGATTAGGTCTTGCTGCACTTGGTGGTGCTATTGGTATGGGTAATACTGCTGCTGCAACTATTGCTGGTACTGCTAGAAACCCAGGTTTAGGTGGAAAATTAATGACTACAATGTTCATTGCTTTAGCGATGATCGAAGCACAAGTTATTTATGCACTTGTTGTAGCTATGATTGCATTATATGCAAATCCATTTTTAGGGTAA
- a CDS encoding imelysin family protein produces the protein MIKKFLFLMIFSISLFAQDSALFNIVKNVSIPDVQTAIKDAKALKANYSDENFTNFIRAWKKVEALYFAGEIDDDYLDTPRYMDVFNNLKEDLNSQMQRVIDSNDDPKKALFKNSFKTINALEYVLYSDKTITDRKKAIAGVIIDSLVSKLEDIKGAYEEFLTSKPKDEKFDTAIVINTLIASTYRLKEWRIGNASGSSSKFKNDPNNNRAEYFLSQNSFAAIDAILDAQKEILEDKNYYNFASLSKKLNAQKELKVALDKIIETKEKLSKLKKDDFSKAQDLFESARALHNAYYLSLIDKLGLKANVLDADGD, from the coding sequence ATGATAAAAAAATTTTTATTTTTGATGATTTTTAGTATTTCTTTATTTGCACAAGATAGTGCACTTTTTAATATTGTTAAAAATGTGTCTATTCCAGATGTACAAACAGCAATTAAAGATGCAAAAGCTTTAAAAGCAAATTATAGTGATGAGAATTTTACAAATTTTATAAGAGCTTGGAAAAAAGTTGAAGCTTTATATTTTGCAGGTGAGATAGATGATGATTATTTAGATACACCTAGATATATGGATGTTTTTAATAACTTAAAAGAGGATTTAAATTCTCAAATGCAAAGAGTGATTGATTCAAATGATGATCCTAAAAAAGCACTATTTAAAAATTCATTTAAAACTATAAATGCTTTAGAATATGTTTTATATAGTGATAAAACTATTACTGATAGAAAAAAAGCAATTGCCGGTGTTATTATTGATTCACTAGTTTCAAAATTAGAAGATATAAAAGGTGCTTATGAGGAGTTTTTAACTTCTAAACCAAAAGATGAAAAATTTGATACTGCAATAGTTATTAATACTTTAATAGCAAGTACTTATAGATTAAAAGAGTGGAGAATTGGAAATGCAAGTGGTTCTTCTTCTAAATTTAAAAATGATCCAAATAACAATCGAGCAGAATATTTTTTAAGCCAAAATTCATTTGCAGCAATTGATGCTATTTTAGATGCTCAAAAAGAGATTTTAGAAGATAAGAATTATTACAATTTTGCTTCTTTATCAAAAAAACTTAATGCACAAAAAGAGTTAAAAGTGGCTCTTGATAAGATAATTGAAACAAAAGAAAAATTATCAAAATTAAAAAAAGATGATTTTTCAAAAGCTCAAGATTTATTTGAAAGTGCAAGAGCTTTACATAATGCTTATTATTTATCTTTAATTGATAAATTAGGTTTAAAAGCAAATGTTTTAGATGCAGATGGAGATTGA
- a CDS encoding AI-2E family transporter gives MDATNLKNYFFYFASFVVIIAGMKMASEIVVILFLAIFISSIFSSVLNLLQRKHFPKIVSYFLLLLIVIILGFMFAYVINISLKDFLANLPSYEVKLKNLVLNSIHFAQSYGLNIDKAKIMETLNFSSFFGLTTNIIGSISTFLSKFLLVIIGVAFILAESKSFQTKLKVIFRNNAKKLQHFNLFSFNIQKYFVVKTFTSFLTGFIVTIMLAFFNVDYPILWGVIAMLFNFVPVVGSIIASIPAILLALMNLDIFSAIWVIILYMVINISISNILEPKLMGRELGLSPLIIFFSLIFWGYILGIVGMFLAVPITMTLKIAFDSNTSTHWIGILMSDLSRKKLKKTED, from the coding sequence ATGGATGCGACAAATTTAAAAAACTATTTTTTTTATTTTGCAAGTTTTGTAGTTATAATAGCAGGTATGAAAATGGCGAGTGAAATAGTTGTTATACTATTTTTGGCAATATTTATCTCTTCTATTTTTTCATCTGTTTTAAATCTATTACAAAGGAAACATTTTCCCAAAATAGTCTCTTATTTTCTTTTGTTACTTATAGTTATAATTCTTGGTTTTATGTTTGCTTATGTAATAAATATTTCTTTAAAAGATTTTTTAGCAAATCTTCCTAGTTACGAAGTTAAGTTAAAAAATTTAGTTTTAAATAGCATTCATTTTGCACAAAGTTATGGTTTAAATATTGATAAAGCAAAAATAATGGAAACACTAAATTTTAGCTCTTTCTTTGGCTTAACTACAAATATAATTGGGAGTATTAGTACCTTTTTATCAAAGTTTTTGCTTGTGATTATAGGTGTTGCATTTATTCTTGCTGAATCAAAATCTTTTCAAACAAAATTAAAAGTAATTTTTAGAAATAATGCAAAAAAACTACAACACTTCAATCTTTTTTCATTTAATATTCAAAAGTATTTTGTAGTTAAAACTTTCACAAGCTTTTTGACAGGGTTTATAGTAACAATTATGCTAGCTTTTTTCAATGTTGATTATCCTATTTTATGGGGTGTTATTGCAATGCTATTTAATTTTGTACCAGTTGTGGGGTCAATAATTGCTTCAATTCCTGCGATACTTTTAGCATTAATGAATCTTGATATTTTTTCTGCTATTTGGGTTATTATTTTATATATGGTTATAAATATTTCAATAAGTAATATTTTAGAACCAAAATTAATGGGAAGAGAACTAGGACTATCTCCTTTAATAATATTTTTCTCTTTAATATTTTGGGGTTATATTTTGGGAATTGTAGGAATGTTTCTAGCTGTTCCAATTACTATGACATTAAAAATAGCATTCGATTCAAATACAAGTACTCATTGGATTGGTATTTTAATGTCTGATTTATCAAGGAAAAAACTTAAAAAAACTGAAGATTAA
- a CDS encoding ion transporter: MYLRITNIVESSFFTKFIIYLIVLNGITMGLETSKTFMQSFGVYTTLFNQIVITIFTIEIILRIYVHRISFFKDPWSLFDFFVVAISLVPTSSGFEILRVLRVLRLFRLVTAVPQMRKIVSALISVIPGMLSVIALMTLFFYIFAIMATQLFGERFPEWFGTLGESFYTLFQVMTLESWSMGIVRPLMEVYPYAWVFFIPFIFVVTFVMINLVVAIIVDAMAILNQKEEQHIIDEVQSHEDNINNEIIKLREEIVELKELIKTSLKN, translated from the coding sequence ATGTATCTTAGAATTACAAATATTGTAGAAAGTAGCTTTTTCACAAAGTTTATAATTTATTTAATTGTATTAAATGGAATTACAATGGGACTTGAGACTTCAAAAACTTTTATGCAAAGTTTTGGAGTTTATACAACGCTATTTAATCAAATTGTTATTACTATTTTTACTATAGAGATTATTTTAAGAATTTATGTTCATAGAATCTCTTTTTTCAAAGACCCATGGAGTCTATTTGATTTTTTCGTTGTTGCTATCTCTTTAGTTCCTACAAGTTCAGGATTTGAAATATTAAGAGTTTTAAGAGTTCTTAGACTATTTAGGTTAGTTACTGCTGTTCCTCAAATGAGAAAAATAGTTTCAGCACTTATTAGTGTGATTCCAGGAATGTTATCTGTAATTGCTTTAATGACACTGTTTTTTTATATTTTTGCAATTATGGCAACACAACTTTTTGGAGAAAGATTTCCTGAATGGTTTGGAACATTAGGTGAATCTTTTTATACACTATTTCAAGTTATGACTTTAGAATCTTGGTCAATGGGTATTGTCAGACCTCTGATGGAAGTTTATCCTTATGCTTGGGTTTTCTTTATACCTTTTATATTTGTAGTAACTTTTGTAATGATAAATTTAGTGGTTGCTATTATAGTTGATGCAATGGCTATTTTAAATCAAAAAGAGGAACAACATATAATTGATGAAGTTCAATCTCATGAAGATAATATAAATAATGAGATAATAAAATTAAGAGAAGAGATTGTAGAACTTAAAGAATTAATAAAAACTAGTTTAAAAAACTAA
- a CDS encoding methyl-accepting chemotaxis protein: MKSTTIKNKLLVLTLFSVSVSFFILGFYNTYNNYSSEYNLIKQKELDLAKETSKSINSYLQSKIDIVEAVAQEVSSLNLDVKNKEIIDKLRLGNLSGKFSGLYLGIEENGNFLQYDATFRTPQTHDYDSRKRPWYKKAVETNKAGISEPYIDFTTKKLVISVSAPIKKDGKIIGVIGSDIALDTVVNTVLNINLNEDGFAYLTDFEGKTIIHKDEKELEKQNEIYAQVKSNNSLHFGEALLNNNPQLIAYSNIPITNWKLVIQLDKNAISKKINENLIKEIFLYVFLLIIILGILFYALVKILSPLKTFEEGLNFFFKYLKGEEKNIIKLNINTNDEFGNMAAEIDKQMEIIAKNLEKDKALINEVKMIVNRVKEGNLNLQLTQTTTNESLNELKNMLNEMIQTINMNVNEDINVILSSLEKYSKLNFVDDIKNPTGNVAKGLNNLSNIINQMLQQNKANGFILDDSSKILLENVDILNKSSNETAVSLEETAAALEEITSTVINNTERISIMENHSKELSNSIEEGQKLANITVESMDSINEQTQSIAEAITIIDQIAFQTNILSLNAAVEAATAGEAGRGFAVVAAEVRNLASRSAEAAREIKSLVENATEKTNNGKKIADDMINGYVKLKENISKTTEVIHDISISSKEQKTSIEQINDVITKLDRQTQNNASIANQTHDIAINTSKIAKKILETVHEKTFKEE; this comes from the coding sequence TTGAAAAGTACAACTATTAAAAACAAACTTCTTGTTTTGACGCTTTTTAGTGTTTCTGTCTCATTTTTTATATTAGGATTTTATAATACGTACAATAATTATAGTTCGGAATATAATTTAATTAAACAAAAAGAGTTGGATTTAGCAAAAGAAACTTCAAAATCAATCAACAGTTATTTACAATCAAAAATTGATATTGTTGAAGCTGTTGCACAAGAAGTATCATCATTAAATTTGGATGTAAAAAACAAAGAGATTATTGATAAATTAAGACTAGGTAATTTATCAGGAAAGTTTTCAGGATTATATCTTGGAATTGAAGAGAATGGAAATTTCTTACAATATGATGCCACTTTTAGAACACCTCAAACACATGATTATGATTCAAGAAAAAGACCATGGTATAAAAAAGCTGTTGAAACAAATAAAGCAGGAATTAGCGAACCTTACATTGATTTTACTACAAAAAAACTAGTTATCTCAGTATCTGCACCTATAAAAAAAGATGGAAAAATCATAGGAGTAATTGGTTCGGATATTGCTCTTGATACTGTTGTAAATACTGTTTTAAATATAAATCTCAATGAAGATGGTTTTGCATATTTAACAGATTTTGAAGGAAAAACTATAATTCATAAAGATGAAAAAGAGCTTGAAAAACAAAATGAAATTTATGCACAAGTAAAATCAAATAATAGTTTACATTTTGGTGAAGCTTTACTTAATAACAATCCCCAATTAATTGCATATAGTAATATTCCTATTACAAATTGGAAATTAGTGATTCAACTTGATAAAAATGCTATTTCTAAAAAAATCAATGAAAATCTAATCAAAGAGATATTTTTATATGTTTTTTTACTGATAATTATTCTTGGAATTTTATTTTATGCATTAGTTAAAATTTTATCTCCTTTAAAAACTTTTGAAGAGGGGTTAAACTTTTTCTTTAAATATTTAAAAGGTGAAGAAAAAAATATTATTAAACTAAATATAAATACAAATGATGAGTTTGGTAATATGGCAGCAGAAATAGACAAACAAATGGAAATAATTGCCAAAAATCTTGAGAAAGATAAAGCTTTAATAAATGAAGTTAAAATGATTGTAAATAGAGTAAAAGAGGGAAATCTTAATTTACAACTAACACAAACAACTACAAATGAATCATTAAATGAATTAAAAAATATGTTAAATGAAATGATTCAAACAATAAATATGAATGTAAATGAAGATATAAATGTTATTTTATCATCTCTTGAAAAATACTCAAAATTAAACTTTGTAGATGATATAAAAAATCCTACTGGAAATGTTGCAAAAGGTTTAAATAATCTATCAAATATAATAAACCAAATGCTTCAACAAAACAAAGCAAATGGTTTTATTCTTGATGATAGTTCAAAAATTTTATTAGAAAATGTAGATATTTTAAATAAATCTTCAAATGAAACTGCCGTATCTTTAGAAGAAACAGCTGCTGCTTTGGAAGAAATTACAAGTACTGTAATAAATAATACAGAAAGAATCTCAATAATGGAAAATCATTCAAAAGAGTTATCAAATTCAATTGAAGAGGGACAAAAACTTGCAAATATTACAGTTGAATCAATGGATTCAATAAATGAACAAACGCAATCAATTGCAGAGGCAATTACAATTATTGACCAAATAGCATTTCAAACAAATATTTTATCTTTAAATGCAGCTGTTGAAGCTGCAACTGCTGGAGAAGCGGGACGTGGATTTGCTGTTGTTGCAGCTGAAGTAAGAAATCTAGCAAGTAGAAGTGCCGAAGCAGCACGTGAGATTAAATCTTTAGTTGAAAATGCAACTGAAAAAACAAATAATGGTAAAAAAATTGCAGATGATATGATAAATGGATATGTAAAATTAAAAGAGAACATATCAAAAACAACAGAAGTAATACACGATATTTCAATTTCTTCAAAAGAGCAAAAAACAAGTATAGAACAAATTAATGATGTAATCACAAAATTAGATAGACAAACACAAAATAATGCTTCAATTGCAAATCAAACACATGATATTGCAATAAATACATCAAAAATAGCTAAAAAAATATTAGAAACAGTACATGAAAAAACCTTTAAAGAGGAATAA
- the thiD gene encoding bifunctional hydroxymethylpyrimidine kinase/phosphomethylpyrimidine kinase has translation MKVVLTIAGSDSGGGAGIQADIKSGFYHGIFMTTAITAITVQNTLGVTNVEVLKPSFVQEQISSVLEDFKVNAIKIGMLGSKELILKVLDCIKPLYIPIILDPVAISRAGSKLIDDEAIETLKTLFKYAFVITPNKYEAKLFFDVNSIDDIKNIKHIPTNILFKNMVEDKNKTVDVLLKKDGTIINFESKRADESNTHGTGCSFSASIASLVAKGETLEDSIKIAKKYIYEAIKHAPNLGNGNGPINHILN, from the coding sequence ATGAAAGTTGTTTTAACAATAGCAGGAAGCGATAGTGGTGGAGGTGCTGGTATTCAAGCTGACATAAAAAGTGGATTTTATCATGGAATTTTTATGACAACAGCAATAACAGCAATAACTGTACAAAATACTCTTGGAGTTACAAATGTAGAAGTTTTAAAACCTAGTTTTGTACAAGAACAAATATCTAGCGTTTTAGAAGATTTTAAAGTAAATGCTATAAAAATCGGGATGTTAGGTTCAAAAGAGCTTATTTTAAAAGTTCTTGATTGTATAAAACCTTTATATATTCCTATTATTTTAGATCCTGTTGCTATTTCAAGAGCTGGTTCTAAACTTATTGATGATGAAGCAATTGAAACATTAAAAACACTTTTTAAATATGCTTTTGTAATAACTCCAAATAAATATGAAGCAAAACTATTTTTTGATGTAAACTCAATTGATGATATAAAAAATATAAAACATATACCAACAAATATTTTATTTAAAAATATGGTTGAAGATAAAAATAAAACAGTAGATGTTTTATTAAAAAAAGATGGAACAATTATAAACTTTGAATCTAAAAGAGCTGATGAATCAAATACGCATGGAACTGGTTGTAGTTTTAGTGCAAGTATTGCTTCACTTGTTGCAAAAGGTGAAACTTTGGAGGACTCTATAAAAATAGCAAAAAAATATATCTATGAAGCAATAAAACACGCACCAAATTTAGGTAATGGTAATGGTCCAATAAATCATATTTTAAATTAA
- a CDS encoding sterol desaturase family protein codes for MNDFFALEYLVNPSKRLFWIYLLSSIFLAIVYFYVTKKNSRLITSSKLWLHPSAKLDYYYFFLSYFINILLLVPFIVSAKTVALFVNKELYFYFDYYDNSFFSYKQIVLMYTISIFVVSDFTRYWLHRFLHTIPFLWEFHKIHHSAKVLTPITFYRVHPVENFLFGLRYSLSVGFVTGVFIYFFGAKVDIYMVFGVNIILFVFSLFGSNLRHSHIPFSYGEFIEKWLLSPKQHQIHHDKKHFNKNFGGYIAIWDRLFGSLTLSKDVKVLKFGLRREQMKDYLSLKYLIIRPFINLLKRRGI; via the coding sequence ATGAATGATTTTTTTGCACTTGAATATTTAGTTAATCCAAGTAAAAGATTGTTTTGGATTTATTTATTAAGTTCAATATTTTTAGCAATTGTATATTTTTATGTTACTAAAAAAAATAGTAGATTAATCACTTCATCAAAGTTGTGGTTACATCCAAGTGCAAAATTAGATTACTATTACTTTTTTTTATCATATTTTATAAATATACTTTTGTTGGTACCTTTTATTGTAAGTGCAAAAACTGTTGCACTATTTGTAAATAAAGAGTTATATTTTTATTTTGATTATTATGACAATAGCTTTTTTAGTTATAAACAAATAGTTTTAATGTACACAATTAGTATATTTGTTGTAAGTGACTTTACAAGATATTGGCTTCATAGATTTTTACATACAATACCATTTTTATGGGAATTTCATAAAATCCATCATAGTGCAAAAGTTTTAACACCAATTACTTTTTATAGAGTTCATCCTGTTGAAAACTTCCTTTTTGGACTTAGATATTCATTAAGTGTTGGTTTTGTAACAGGTGTTTTTATATATTTTTTTGGTGCAAAAGTTGATATTTATATGGTTTTTGGAGTAAATATTATTTTATTTGTCTTTTCCTTATTTGGATCTAATCTTAGACATTCTCATATTCCATTTTCTTATGGGGAATTTATAGAAAAGTGGCTACTTTCTCCAAAACAGCATCAAATTCATCATGATAAAAAGCATTTTAATAAAAATTTTGGTGGATATATAGCTATTTGGGATAGATTGTTTGGAAGTTTAACTTTATCAAAAGATGTCAAAGTTTTAAAATTTGGTTTAAGACGTGAACAGATGAAGGACTATTTATCTTTGAAATATTTGATAATTAGACCTTTTATAAATTTATTAAAAAGAAGGGGAATTTAA